The genomic stretch TTTACTTCAACTTTTTCGACCGCCGGCAGCAGATGGGCGGGTTCCTGCGCATCGGCAATCGCGCCAACGAGGGCTACGCCGAGGTCACCGTCATCGTGTACCAGCCCGACGGTTCGGCGCTGTTCAACTACAAGCGGCCCCAGATTTCGAGTAACGACGAGTGGAACGCCGGCGGGCTGAAGGTGGAGGTGCTGGTGCCGGGCGAGCGGCTGCGGACGACCTACGAGGGTTCGGTGGTCTACCTGAAGGACCCGCGGGAGATGCGGGAGCCGAGCGTGGCGTTCAAGGAGAACCCGCACAAGCGCATCCGGCTGGACCTGGTGCACGAGGGCGTTGGGCCGATCTACGGGCACGTGGCCGAGCCGGGGGGCGCCGGCGCACAGAACGAGTTCGCGCGGGCGCACTATGAGCAGCACATGCGGGTTACCGGGACGCTGCAGGTCGAGGACGGACCGGTGCTCCAGATTACCGGGCACGGGCTGCGGGACCATTCGTGGGGGCCGCGGTACTGGCAATCGACGCCGAGCTACCGGTGGATTACGGGGAACTTCGGCGATGACCTCGGCATGGTCCTCTCGATCGTCGGCGACCGGGTCGGCGGGGTGTTTCATAAGGGCCCGGACACCATCATCCCGGTGAAGCAGATCGACCTCGAGACGGAGTACGAGGAGAACACGAACTACCACAAGGCGCTGCGGGCGACGGTAACGCTGGCGAACGGCGAAACCCACCGGGTGGAGGGCACCGTCCGCGGGTTTATTCCCCTGCGGAACCGCCGGGCCGGGAAGTTCACCCACATCGGCGAGGGGATGACGGAGTACCTCCTCGACGGCGAGCGCAAGGGCTACGGCCTGAGCGAGTACCTCGACCAGGTCGAATAGGGCCGTGCAGAAGGAGGAGGTCCAGCAGGGGCTGGAGCGGTTCATTGCCGCGCGCACGGGCGGCTCGGTGACGGTGTCGAACCTGGCGCGCCTTTCGGGCGGCGCCTCCCGGGAGACGTGGTCGTTCGATGCGGACACGCCGCAGGGGCGTATCGAGGGCATCCTCCGGGCAGACCCGGTGCCGGGCGCGCCGACCATCCCCGGCAGGGAGCTGGAGTACCACCTCATTAAGGCCGCATGGGATGCCGGGGTCACGGTGCCCGAGCCGCTCTGGGACGGGGATGACACGTTCCCGGTGAAGTTCTTCGTGATGCGACGGGTGCCCGGGGAGACGCTGGGTGCGCGGCTCATCCGGGGCGAGCAGTACGCGAAGGCGCGGGAGGTTGTGCCATACCAGCTGGCGCGGGACCTCGCGCGGATCCACGCGATCCGCGAAGCCGACCACCCGGAGCTGGCCGGGCTCGAACGGCCCCCGGCGGGCAAAACGTCGGCGGAGGCGCAGCTCGACTACTACGAGACGAGCTACCGGACGGCTGAACTCGACCCGCACCCGGTGTTCGAGCTGGCCATCCGCTGGCTGCGGCAGCACCTGCCGCCGCCGTCGGAGCTGGTGCTGGTCCACGGCGACTTTCGGCTGGGGAACTTCATCTTCGACGAGACCGGGGTGAAGGGGATCCTCGACTGGGAGCTGGCGCACTGGGGCGACCCGATGGAGGACCTCGGGTGGCTGGCAGTGAAGTCGTGGCGGTTCGGCGGCAGGCTGCCGATGGCCGGGGTCGGCACGCGGGAGGCGTTCATCGAGGCGTACGAGGCAGCCGGCGGCCGGAAGGTGAACCGGCAGCACTTCCTTTGGTATGAGATGTTCGGGAACCTCAAGTGGGGCGTCATCACGATGACGCAGGCTGCCACCTACCTGACGGGCCGAAACCGGAGCGTCGAACTTGCGGCCATCGGGCGGCGGACCGCTGAGACGGAGATTGTCCTGCTCGAGCTGCTGGAAGGAAGGTGGGACTGATGCAGGACCGGCCGACGATCGACGAGCTGCTGGAGGCGGTCGCGGGGTACCTCCGGGACGACGTCATGCCGAACACGCAGGGCCGGCTGAGCTTCCACGCGCGGGTCTCGATGAACGTGATTGAGATGCTTCGTCGGGAGCTGGCGACGATGGAGGAGCACCTGGCGCGGGAGTGGGACGGCCTGGACCACCTGCTCGGTGTCGAGCCGATGCCGCCGAAACTGGCAGCCGTTCGCGATGCGCTGGTCCGGCGGAACGAGGTGCTCTGCGAACGCATCCGGAAGGGCGAGGCCGACGAGGGGCCCTGGCGGCTGGCCGTGCTCAGCCATCTGCGACGGGTGACGCTGGACAAGCTGGAGGTCTCGAACCCGGCGCTGGCGGCCGAGTATCGCGAGACGGGCCAGGGCTGACCGGACGCCGCCGCGTGGGCCATCCGGCCGGCCAGCCGGGCCCGGGAGACGGTACACTGCCGCGAGACAGCACCATGCAGGTACTCAGGTCACGCATCGACACCAGGCAACCGGCATTCCAGCAGAACCGTGAGCAGATGCTCGGGCTGCTGGCGGAGATTGAGCAGCAGCTGGCGATTGCGCGGGCCGGCGGGGGCGAGAAATACGTCGCCCGGCACCGGGCGCGGGGGCGGCTCCTGCCGCGGGAGCGGATTGAGCTGCTGATTGACCAGGATTCGGCGTTCCTCGAGCTTTCACCGCTGGCAGGGTGGGGCAGCGAGTACACGGTGGGCGGGAGCATCGTCACCGGGATCGGCGTGATTTCGGGCGTCGAGTGCTTGATCCAGGCGAGCGACCCGACGGTGCGCGGCGGGACGTCCAATCCGTACACCGTGAAGAAGACGCTCCGCTCCTTCGAGATCGCGCGGGCGAACCGGCTCCCGGTCATTCAGCTGACGGAATCAGGCGGTGCCGACCTGCCGCGGCAGGCAGAGATCTTCGTACCGGGCGGGCGGACGTTTTTCGAAATCACCCGGCTTTCGGGCGAGCGTATCCCGACGGTGTCGATCGTGTTCGGGAACGCCACGGCAGGCGGCGCCTATGTACCGGGGATGTCGGACTACACGGTGTTCATCCGGGGGCAGTCGCATGCGTTCCTCGGGGGGCCGCCGCTGGTGAAGATGGCCACCGGTGAGGATGCCGAGGAGGAGGCGCTGGGCGGCGGGGAGATGCATGCACGGGTCTCCGGCCTGGCCGATTTCCTCGCGGAGGACGAGTACGAGGCGATCGGCATCACGCGCGACCTCGTCGAGAGCTGGAGCTGGCGGAAGCTGGGACCTGCGCCGACGGAGCCGCCCGATGACCCCGTGTACGACCCGGAGGAGCTGCTCGGGATAGCTTCGGTGGACCTGCGGGTGCCGTTCGATGCCCGGGAGGTGATCGCACGCGTGGTCGATGGCTCCCGCTTCCACGAGTTCAAGCCGCTGTACGGCGAGCAGCTCATCACGGGGTGGGCGTCGCTGCACGGCTACCGGATCGGCATTCTCGCGAACAACGGCATCCTTTTCTCTGAGGAATCGGAGAAGGCCGCACAGTTTATCCAGCTCTGCAACAAGCTGGATATCCCGCTGCTGTTCATGCAGAACGTCACGGGCTACATGGTCGGGACGGTCTATGAGCAGCGGGGGATCATCAAAGACGGGGCGAAGATGATCAACGCGGTCACGAATTCGAAGGTGCCGCACATCACGCTGATGATGGGCGCATCGTACGGTGCCGGGAACTACGGGATGGCCGGGCGGGCCTACGACCCGCGGTTCGTCTTCACGTGGCCGAACCACCGGATTGCCGTGATGGGCCCGAAGCAGCTGGCCGGGGTGATGTCGATCGTCCAGCGGCAGGCTGCGATGGCGGCCGGCATCCCGATTGACGAAGAGCGGGACGCAGCCATGCGGGCAGCCATCGAAGCGCAGATCGAACGGGAGTCGACGGCGCTGTTCGCCACGGGGCAGCTCTGGGACGACGGGATCATCGACCCACGGGATACCCGGACCGTCCTTGGCATTGCGCTGTCGGCCATCCATTCGAACGTCGTCCGCGGGACGGACTCGTTCGGCGTGTTCAGGATGTGAGCCATGGAACGGCGAATCCGTCGTTTGCTGATTGCGAACCGTGGCGAGATTGTCAGCCGGGTCGCCCGAACCGCCCGGGCGATGGGGATCGAGCCGGTCGGCGTCTTTGCGGAGCCGGACCGCGGGCTCCCGTACGTGCGGGAGCTCGACGCGGCGGTGGAACTGCGGGGCACGACCCCGGGCGAGACCTACCTCGACAGGGCGCGCATCCTCGAAGCTGCCCGGCGGCTGGGCGCCGATGCGGTACACCCGGGCTACGGGTTCCTTTCGGAGAACGCGGAGTTCGCGCGACAGGTCGAGGAGGCCGGACTGGCCTGGGTCGGCCCGCCCCCGGGGGTGATTGCGCAAATGGGCGACAAGGTCGCCGCGCTGGCAGCGATGGAGGCTGCGGGCGTCCCGGTGCTGCCCCGCACGCTGCTGGATGGCGAGGACGCAGGCGGGCTGGCCGCGCAGGCGGCGGTGGTGGGATTCCCGCTGATGGTGAAGGCGGCCGCCGGCGGCGGCGGGCGCGGGATGCGCATCGTCACCGACCCGGCCGAGCTGGAGGCAGCGGTCGCCGCCGCACGCCGCGAGGCGATCGGAGCCTTTGGGGATGGGCGCCTGTTTGCCGAGCCGTACGTGATCGACGCGCGGCACATCGAGGTGCAGGTGCTGGCCGACAACCACGGCAATGTGGCGGTGCTGTTCGAGCGGGAGTGCTCCATTCAGCGGCGGCACCAGAAGATTGTCGAGGAGGCGCCGTCACCGGCGGTCAGCGCCGAGGCCCGGGAGCGGCTGATCGCGGCGGCTATTGTTGCCGCGCGGGCTATCGGCTATCGCAACGCCGGCACCATCGAGTTCCTGTGGCGGGGCGACGGGCGCTTTTCGTTCATGGAGATGAATACGCGCCTGCAGGTGGAGCACCCGGTCACGGAGCTGATCACGGGTGTCGACCTCGTCCGGGAGCAGCTCCGGATCGCGCAGGGGCTCCCGCTCTCAATACGGCAGGAGGAGCTGCGGATGAGCGGGCATGCGATCGAAGTGCGGCTGTACGCGGAGGACCCGGCGGCGGGGTTTTTGCCGCAGGCCGGGCGGGTGCGCCTGTTCTCGGCGCCGGAAGCGCCGTGGCTGCGGGTGGATGCCGGGATTGCATCGGGGAGCGAAATCTCGCCGTACTTCGACCCGATGGTTGCGAAGGTGGTCGCGCACGGCCAGACCCGGGACGAGGCGGCAGCCCGGCTGGCGGCAGCGCTCGACCGGCTGACGGTGTTCGGCCCGCCGACGAACAGGGACTTCCTGCGCGCGGTGCTGCGCCACCCGAAGTTCCTCGAGGGCGAAACGACGACGCGGTTCCTCGAAACGCACGCCATCGCGCCGGGCGGACCGCCGGACGAGGTGCTGGCGCAGGCCGCAGCCCTGGCGGCGCTGACAGGCATGTGGTTGAGGCGGCGGGCAGCACGTGTCCAGGCGACCATCCCGCCGGGCTGGCGCAACAACCCATCGCAGGACCAGCGTACCGACTTCACGGCGGGCGAACGGCCCCTGGAGGTGCGGTACGCACCGCGGCGTGACGGGTCGTGGCGGGTGGCCGTCGGCCAGGGCGTACCCCGCGAGGTACGGGGATTTGAGGTCGCCGGGGACATGGTCACAGCGGAGCTGGATGGGCTCCGGGTGACGGCGCGCTGGCACCACGAGGGCATGTCGTGGTGGCTGCACCTCGGCGAGCACCAGGTCGAGCTGACGGAGCGCCCGCGGCTGCCCGAACGCGGCGGCCGGGAGAGCATCGCCGGCGGGCTGACGGCGCCGATGCCGGGGAAGGTCGTCGCGGTGACCGTGGAGCCGGGGCAGCACGTGGAGGCCGGTGACGTTGTGGCCATCCTGGAGGCGATGAAAATGGAGCATCGGCTGTTCGCCGGGGCCGCCGGGACCGTCCGGGAGGTCCGCGTTGAGCCGGGCGCGCAGGTCGCGCTCGGGGACGTGATTGCCGTCATCGACGAGGAAGGAGCGACGGCGTGAGCATCGACTACAGCGCGGTGGTCGCGGACCTGGCGGCAGAGCAGGATGACCTCGACCAGGTGCTGGCGCGGCTGGCGCCGGAGCACTGGGAGCTACCCACGCACGCGCCGGGGTGGGCCGTGCGCGACCAGGTAGCGCACCTG from Tepidiforma thermophila encodes the following:
- a CDS encoding DUF7064 domain-containing protein, which produces MVTIVGNVKPEDDYTHPLGPEENFNESVYFNFFDRRQQMGGFLRIGNRANEGYAEVTVIVYQPDGSALFNYKRPQISSNDEWNAGGLKVEVLVPGERLRTTYEGSVVYLKDPREMREPSVAFKENPHKRIRLDLVHEGVGPIYGHVAEPGGAGAQNEFARAHYEQHMRVTGTLQVEDGPVLQITGHGLRDHSWGPRYWQSTPSYRWITGNFGDDLGMVLSIVGDRVGGVFHKGPDTIIPVKQIDLETEYEENTNYHKALRATVTLANGETHRVEGTVRGFIPLRNRRAGKFTHIGEGMTEYLLDGERKGYGLSEYLDQVE
- a CDS encoding phosphotransferase family protein, encoding MQKEEVQQGLERFIAARTGGSVTVSNLARLSGGASRETWSFDADTPQGRIEGILRADPVPGAPTIPGRELEYHLIKAAWDAGVTVPEPLWDGDDTFPVKFFVMRRVPGETLGARLIRGEQYAKAREVVPYQLARDLARIHAIREADHPELAGLERPPAGKTSAEAQLDYYETSYRTAELDPHPVFELAIRWLRQHLPPPSELVLVHGDFRLGNFIFDETGVKGILDWELAHWGDPMEDLGWLAVKSWRFGGRLPMAGVGTREAFIEAYEAAGGRKVNRQHFLWYEMFGNLKWGVITMTQAATYLTGRNRSVELAAIGRRTAETEIVLLELLEGRWD
- a CDS encoding DUF6285 domain-containing protein, translated to MQDRPTIDELLEAVAGYLRDDVMPNTQGRLSFHARVSMNVIEMLRRELATMEEHLAREWDGLDHLLGVEPMPPKLAAVRDALVRRNEVLCERIRKGEADEGPWRLAVLSHLRRVTLDKLEVSNPALAAEYRETGQG
- a CDS encoding acyl-CoA carboxylase subunit beta, with amino-acid sequence MQVLRSRIDTRQPAFQQNREQMLGLLAEIEQQLAIARAGGGEKYVARHRARGRLLPRERIELLIDQDSAFLELSPLAGWGSEYTVGGSIVTGIGVISGVECLIQASDPTVRGGTSNPYTVKKTLRSFEIARANRLPVIQLTESGGADLPRQAEIFVPGGRTFFEITRLSGERIPTVSIVFGNATAGGAYVPGMSDYTVFIRGQSHAFLGGPPLVKMATGEDAEEEALGGGEMHARVSGLADFLAEDEYEAIGITRDLVESWSWRKLGPAPTEPPDDPVYDPEELLGIASVDLRVPFDAREVIARVVDGSRFHEFKPLYGEQLITGWASLHGYRIGILANNGILFSEESEKAAQFIQLCNKLDIPLLFMQNVTGYMVGTVYEQRGIIKDGAKMINAVTNSKVPHITLMMGASYGAGNYGMAGRAYDPRFVFTWPNHRIAVMGPKQLAGVMSIVQRQAAMAAGIPIDEERDAAMRAAIEAQIERESTALFATGQLWDDGIIDPRDTRTVLGIALSAIHSNVVRGTDSFGVFRM
- a CDS encoding biotin carboxylase N-terminal domain-containing protein, whose protein sequence is MERRIRRLLIANRGEIVSRVARTARAMGIEPVGVFAEPDRGLPYVRELDAAVELRGTTPGETYLDRARILEAARRLGADAVHPGYGFLSENAEFARQVEEAGLAWVGPPPGVIAQMGDKVAALAAMEAAGVPVLPRTLLDGEDAGGLAAQAAVVGFPLMVKAAAGGGGRGMRIVTDPAELEAAVAAARREAIGAFGDGRLFAEPYVIDARHIEVQVLADNHGNVAVLFERECSIQRRHQKIVEEAPSPAVSAEARERLIAAAIVAARAIGYRNAGTIEFLWRGDGRFSFMEMNTRLQVEHPVTELITGVDLVREQLRIAQGLPLSIRQEELRMSGHAIEVRLYAEDPAAGFLPQAGRVRLFSAPEAPWLRVDAGIASGSEISPYFDPMVAKVVAHGQTRDEAAARLAAALDRLTVFGPPTNRDFLRAVLRHPKFLEGETTTRFLETHAIAPGGPPDEVLAQAAALAALTGMWLRRRAARVQATIPPGWRNNPSQDQRTDFTAGERPLEVRYAPRRDGSWRVAVGQGVPREVRGFEVAGDMVTAELDGLRVTARWHHEGMSWWLHLGEHQVELTERPRLPERGGRESIAGGLTAPMPGKVVAVTVEPGQHVEAGDVVAILEAMKMEHRLFAGAAGTVREVRVEPGAQVALGDVIAVIDEEGATA